The Triticum aestivum cultivar Chinese Spring chromosome 7B, IWGSC CS RefSeq v2.1, whole genome shotgun sequence genome window below encodes:
- the LOC123158218 gene encoding uncharacterized protein: MAAQTTSPLRRWKRFFGAFDSVDAAIEGAGPDMCRDEVRRARGDIFEGLCNTADDGMAEKLCGVLDGLMAESLETLRLTPVMPKVLATTDLARAIRALQKHESERVRILARGIVSGWRASALHDFAGEPDNLNAPQPKETVEQQRVCATTTERPSSKEIVGHDRQHASADLDSKKKKKTAEISSKASDLVGEAQGGHRRYQQASDAKRQRRVQVVESPEMLKQRQRKMHPILRERSLASCASSMVKKTFSVTRQIHMGS, encoded by the exons ATGGCCGCGCAGACCaccagcccgctccgccgatggaAGCGCTTCTTCGGCGCCTTCGACTCCGTCGACGCCGCCATCGAGGGCGCCGGCCCTGACATGTGCCGCGACGAGGTCCGGCGCGCCAGGGGCGACATCTTTGAAGGCCTCTGCAACACCGCGGACGACGGCATGGCGGAGAAGCTCTGCGGGGTTCTCGACGGCTTGATGGCAGAGTCCCTCGAGACGCTGCGGTTGACTCCGGTGATGCCGAAGGTGCTCGCCACCACGGACCTCGCCAGGGCCATCCGTGCGCTGCAGAAGCACGAGTCCGAGCGGGTCCGCATCCTCGCCAGAGGCATCGTGAGCGGGTGGAGGGCGTCCGCCCTGCACGACTTCGCCGGAGAGCCGGACAACCTCAACGCGCCTCAGCCCAAGGAGACCGTGGAGCAGCAGCGTGTCTGCGCAACGACGACGGAGCGGCCTTCCTCCAAAGAGATCGTCGGTCACGATCGGCAGCATGCCTCGGCCGATCTtgactcgaagaagaagaagaagacggcggAGATCAGCAGCAAGGCGTCCGATCTCGTCGGCGAAGCCCAAGGAGGTCACCGTCG GTACCAGCAAGCATCAGACGCGAAGCGGCAGCGCAGGGTGCAGGTGGTGGAGTCGCCGGAGATGCTCAAGCAGAGGCAGCGAAAGATGCACCCCATCCTGAGGGAGAGGAGCCTGGCTAGTTGCGCGAGCTCCATGGTCAAGAAGACGTTCTCGGTCACGAGGCAGATTCACATGGGCAGTTGA